From a single Centropristis striata isolate RG_2023a ecotype Rhode Island chromosome 14, C.striata_1.0, whole genome shotgun sequence genomic region:
- the LOC131984287 gene encoding class I histocompatibility antigen, F10 alpha chain-like, whose protein sequence is MLAALVVLVTVLHGAAAMTHSLQYFFTASSQVPNFPEFVVVGYVDEIEMVHYDSNSRKAEPKQDWMIEATAGDHQYWQRNTGNFMGSQQVFKANIEVAKQRFNQTGGVHILQRMYGCEWDDETGEVKGYDQEAFDGEDFLSFDLKTETWVAPKQQAFITKQKWDHNEAQVSYYKNYLTQICPEWLKKYVNFGRSSLLRKDLPSVSLLQKTPSSPVSCHATGFYPDGAMMFWRKDGEELHEDVELGEILPNHDGSFQMSVDLDLSSVKPEDWTRYECVFQLVDVKEHIFTRLEEVKIRTNREKPTDMTAIIIAAVVALALTLILIAVIGFIIYKKKKDTFPEEKKTPPSDTSSIGTLTSQSDSDRERTTSVYSTETVNSRSALINED, encoded by the exons ATGTTGGCTGCTCTGGTTGTCCTGGTAACAGTCCTGCATGGCGCTGCGGCAA TGACTCACTCTCTGCAGTATTTCTTCACTGCATCGTCTCAAGTCCCAAACTTCCCAGAGTTTGTGGTTGTTGGTTATGTTGATGAGATTGAGATGGTTCACTATGACAGTAACAGCAGGAAAGCAGAACCCAAACAGGACTGGATGATCGAAGCCACAGCAGGAGATCATCAGTACTGGCAGAGGAACACTGGGAACTTTATGGGTTCCCAGCAGGTCTTCAAAGCCAACATTGAAGTTGCAAAGCAGCGCTTCAACCAAACTGGAG ggGTCCACATATTACAGAGGATGTATGGCTGTGAATGGGATGATGAGACTGGTGAGGTCAAAGGTTATGATCAAGAAGCTTTTGATGGAGAAGACTTCTTATCATTTGACCTGAAGACGGAGACATGGGTCGCTCCAAAACAACAGGCATTCATCACCAAACAGAAGTGGGATCATAACGAAGCTCAAGTTTCATATTACAAGAACTACCTCACCCAGATTTGTCCTGAGTGGCTGAAGAAGTATGTGAACTTCGGGAGGAGCTCTCTGCTGAGAAAAG accttccctcagtgtctctcctccagaagactccctcctctccagtCAGCTGCCACGCTACAGGTTTCTACCCTGACGGAGCCATGATGTTctggaggaaagatggagaggagctTCATGAGGACGTGGAGCTCGGAGAGATCCTCCCCAACCACGATGGATCCTTCCAGATGAGTGTTGACCTGGACCTCTCATCAGTCAAACCTGAAGACTGGACCAGGTAcgagtgtgtgtttcagctCGTTGATGTGAAGGAGCACATCTTCACCAGACTGGAAGAAGTAAAGATCAGGACCAACAGAG AGAAGCCCACTGACATGACCGCCATCATCATCGCTGCAGTCGTTGCTCTTGCTCTCACCCTCATCCTCATCGCTGTGATTggattcatcatttataaaaagaagaaag ATACATTCCCTGAAGAAA AAAAGACGCCTCCATCTGACACTTCATCTATCGGCACTTTGACAAGCCAATCAG ACTCAGACAGAGAGCGTACTACAAGTGTTTATTCCACAGAAACTGTCAACAGCCGATCAGCACTGATAAATGAAGACTAA